In Syntrophobacterales bacterium, the genomic stretch CCGATGTGGAGGCGATAATGAGAATGGAGGAGAGAGCCGGCCCTACGCAGGGGGTCCATCCTAAGGAGAAAGTGATCCCCACGATGAATGATCCTGCGAAACCTATAGGTTTTTTGTTGAGATGAATAACCTTCTCCTGGTTCAGGAACGGTGCCTTTATGACCCTAAGGTAGATCAGGCCCATAGCAATGAGAACCAGTCCCCCGAACCTGATTATGTATCTCTGGTAATCGAAAAAAAAACTTCCTATAAAAGAAGATGAAAAACCGAATGAGACGAATACGAGCGAGAATCCCAAGATGAAAGCAATGGAATGAAAGAGGACTGTTTTTCTGTATTTTGCTGCATCCGGAGATATATAATTGTCGAAGCTTATGCCGCTTATGAATATAAGGTACGAGGGAACGAGGGGCAACACGCAGGGACTGAAGAATGAAAGTAAACCCGATACAAAAGCTACCACGCTGTTAAAATCAGCGATGGTGATGAATCCGCCGAAAATCATAGACTAGTATTATTTTTTTCTGATAGGTTGTCAAATGAAATATATGTCGACCGCGATAGGCGCCAACACCACTCTTATGCTCATAACGGAGTCAGGAGCGACCGCATGGAGAGATGTAAAGTTTTCGTCTTTACGTCATCACCTAAACTGGGAGAGGAACTGAAGGCCGCCAGAATCATCCCTTAGGTTGGTGATGGACAGGGCTTTTCCGCACTTGTCCGCGGTACAGGAAAAAGCCAAAAAAACACAGGGACTGACCGCCATTAGGGAAGCTGTA encodes the following:
- a CDS encoding cytochrome c biogenesis protein CcdA; protein product: MIFGGFITIADFNSVVAFVSGLLSFFSPCVLPLVPSYLIFISGISFDNYISPDAAKYRKTVLFHSIAFILGFSLVFVSFGFSSSFIGSFFFDYQRYIIRFGGLVLIAMGLIYLRVIKAPFLNQEKVIHLNKKPIGFAGSFIVGITFSLGWTPCVGPALSSILIIASTSENVFKGICLLSLYSLGLAIPFVVSALFFDRLFSFLKRYGHMVKYSMTALGALLIVIGILLVTNYYTLVTEKLGYILTF